AATCTTGGGGATGATCGTGGCGGAAACGGTGGTAATGGTTTCAATAAGTGGACTGACTTTAATGTTCAAGAGGGCGATAAAATCGATCTTACTCAGCTACTTGATGGTAATCAAACAATCGACAATATTACAGATTATTTAAAATATGAAGAGGGTGTTCTCTTTGTAGATCGTAATGGTAATGGTGAGTTTGAGGAACTGTTAGAAGTGGCAGCGGATAGCTTTGATTCATTATTAAAAGGTATTAATTGGGAAGTACAAGATGTTGCAGCTCAAAATGCAAGTATAGATCTTTCTAATGTCGAATCTTTTGTGATGGATGATGCTGAAACTGCGGAACCTTTAGCGTTAACGCTTGAAGATGTAATTTTGACTGATGAAAATGATGAAGTTCCATTTTTCATGGATTCAGAAGAGGTTGTTGAATCATTGTTGACCAACAGTTCTGATCAAGTGCTAGTTGATTCTAGTGTCTTTGATGTACAACCTGTGGTTGATCCTTTAGATGATCTTTTAGATCAGAAAACATCATTAATTTAATATTTTATTAATAGGTATGGCGCCGAGCAATATGCTCGGTGCTTTACTTTTATTTATTCATTGAAAAAGCTTATAGTTTTAAGGATTTTTTTAGGGTAATAAAGAATCTTTAAATCTATAAGTAACTAATTTTGTAGTGGGATTTATTTGTGGATCATAAAGCAGAAGCAGACTTGTTACAGATGGAATCATCTGACAAGAAGAACAAAGCCTTAGATTATACGGCTTGGATAGAAGCAATTATCACTGTTGCTAAGCATTATCGCTTAGAAGTTTCAAAAGAGAATATCTCTTTAACAAGCCACTGGTTAAAAGATGACCCTATTAGTGATGTTTTGCGTGGTATGGCAAGACAAGCAGGGTTAACGGTTGGTGTGATAAAGCTGACGGAAAAGGATCTATCAGTATGGCGTTTGCCTTTGGTCGTTCAATTTCATGAGGGGCAAATTGCAGTTGTTGATACTATTAGTGAAGATGGAAATATTGGTATTACCTATAGTGGTGATACAGGCGTTAAAAGTCGTATTTCGAAGGAAGAGCTTTTAGCGAATACTAATGTTGCTGTTGTTTTAAGACCTTCGCATACAGTTCCTGACTCACGAATTGATGATTATATTAAACCGCATGATCATGATTGGTTTAAAAAAATCGTGCTTCGTGATTGGAAACCTTATGCGCATATTTTTGTTGCGTCATTTATTGTGAATGTCCTTGCGTTATCAGGGATTTTATTTACAAGGCAAGTCTACGACAGGGTGATTCCTGCCGAATCGTATCCGACTCTTTATGTCTTATTTAGCGGAGTGATGATTGCTATTATTTTTGGCTTTATCATGCGAAAATTAAGAACTAGGATTACGGATTTATTAGGAAAGAGAGCCGACTTAAGAATTTCAGATCGGGTATTTGGTCATGCTTTGCGTATTAAAAATGCGTTTAGGCCTCGCTCAACAGGGACCTTTATCTCTCAAATTAGAGAGCTCGATAGTGTTCGGGAGATGTTGACTTCAACGACTGTAACAGCCTTTGCAGATATCCCATTTTTTTTACTATTTTGTGTGGTTTTTTGGTATCTTGCCGGAGCATTAGTCTTAATCCCTATTATTGCTGTGATTTTAATGGTGGTTCCGGGATTATTGGTACAAAAGAAATTACGAAAGTTTGCCAATGAAGCAATGCGTGAGAGCTCGCTTCGTAATGCTATGTTAGTAGAGGCTATTCAGGGCAATGAGGATATTAAAGGCTTGCAAGCTGAGCAAAGGTTCCAACATCAATGGAATAATTATAATGCTGTCTCAGCAGATGTTAATCTTCGATTACGTTCATTAATCAGTTACCTTAATAGTTGGACGCAGAGTATCCAAACAGCGGCTTTTGTAGTGATTGTACTTTTTGGCGCACCGATGGTGATGGAAGGGGATCTGACTACGGGATCTTTGATTGCAGCCTCTATTTTAGGGGGACGAATGATCGGTCCTATGGCAGGTTTAACACAAGTATTAAGTCGCTGGCAGCAAGCAAAAGTTGCTTTAAATGGAATTAATCAGTTAATGGAGCTTCCAGTTGATAATCCTGATGGTGAGAAACGTGTTCATAAGTCTGTGATTTTGGGTCATTATAAAATTCAAGGCGCAACTTTTGCTTATGGTGAAGAGAATCCCCTTCCTGCATTACAAGTGAAGAAGTTAAAAATTCAGCCCGGAGAAAAAATTGCAATTTTAGGACGTAATGGTGCCGGTAAATCAACTCTGCTTCAAGTGCTATCAGGGATGTTGGAGCCTCGTAGTGGGGTTGTAACCCTTGATAATGTAAGCTTGGGGCACATTGACCCTGCAGATGTACGACGAGATATTGGTTTAATGAGTCAAAATTCTGGGCTGTTTCATGGAACTATTCGAGAGAACCTATTGCTAGGGGCACCAATGGCTACGGATGATGAGTTATTGAGAGCCCTTAATATGACAGGAGCCGCTGAATTTATTCGTAAAATACCAACAGGATTAGATTATGTGATTGCAGAAGGCGGGCGAGGATTGTCCGGTGGACAAAAACAATCCTTATTGCTATCGAGAACTTTTTTACGAAACCCTTATATTGTCTTGCTAGATGAACCAACAGCATCCTTAGATGATGTAACAGAAAAGCATCTTTTACAGGAACTTTCTACTTGGATGAAGGGTAAAACAATGATTGTGGCGACCCATAAGATGAGTATTGTGAATATGGTTGATCGTATTATCGTGATTGATAATGGGCAGATTGTTTTAGATGATCCGAAAGATATCGCCTTGGCAAAGCTTTCTGGCAATGTAAGAAAATAACGGAGAATAGGATGCGTAAAGGAAACAAAGATGATCACCTTCTGCTGATTAATTATGAGGAAGATAAGCATCGTTATAATGATCAAGTGGATGAGACAGAAATAGTAAAATCTACTCGTATCATTTGGTACTTCTTACTATTGATTGTTATTTTATTGATTTGGTCTTATTTTGCTTCAATTGTAGAAGTATCAAAGGGTACAGGAAAAGTGGTTCCTACTTCAAGAGAGCAGGTGATTCAATCTTTAGAAGGTGGGATTCTTTCTGAATTATATGTGCGTGAGGGCGATATAGTCGAAAAAGGTCAGGTATTAGCTCAACTTGATTTAACAAAAACAGAAGCCACAGTAGAAGAGAGTGCCGCTCGTTATAGAGCATTACTTGCTAACATTGCGCGCCTAGAAGCTGAAGTGAATCAGACAGCGCTAGTCTTTCCTGAAGAATTATCTGTTTATTTAGGATTAATAAAAGCAGAAACAAGACTTTATGAAACACGACAACAAGCTTTAGAAGAATCTGTATCGGGCTTACAAGAAGCCTTAGATTTAGTAGAAGAAGAGTTAGTTTTAACACAGATGCTAGCAAAACAAGGGGCAGCGAGTAATGTTGATGTCTTAAAACTTCAGCGCCAAGTATCTGACTTAAAGTTAAGAATTACCGATAAGCGTTCAGAATATATGGTGCGTTCACGTGAAGAGCTTGGGAAGTCTCAGGCAGAAGCTGCCTCTTTAGAATCCGTGGTAAGGGGAAGAGCGGATTCACTATCACGTTTAACTCTTAAATCGCCTGTTCGAGGTATTGTGAAAGATGTTTCTGTCACAACCCAAGGTGGTGTTCTTCCACCTAGTGGCGAGTTAATGCAGATTGTTCCACTTGAGGATCAGCTATTAATTGAGGCGAGAATTACGCCGAGAGATATTGCGTATATTCACCCAGGGCAAGAAGCAAAGGTCAAAATTACTGCTTATGATTACTCTATATTTGGCGGACTTGAAGGTGTTGTGACGGTTATATCACCGGATACTATTCAAGATGAGGTGAAGCCTGAGGTTTTTTATTATCGGGTATTTATTCGAACAGATACGGATTCTCTGATTGATAAGAATGGGCAGAGTTTCTCAATTGTGCCGGGAATGATTGCAACTGTGGATATTAAAACAGGTGAAAAAACTGTATTTGATTATTTAATGAAGCCTTTTGGTCGCATCAAAGATGCTTTGCATGAACGATAACATTATTCTCTAGGAGTTGAAATTTAATGTCTTTTAATCTGCTTTTACAAAATGCTAAAGAGAAACTGACTGGAATATTAGGTAATGATCCTCTTCCTCAGTTTTCTAATGCATATCCTGCTTATATATTATTTTTTGTTGTTTCAGACAGTGTTAATCGAGCCCATATTGAGATTGCAACAGATAATAATTTTGAAGATTGTTGGAATAAGGGGGTAATAGCATTAAAAAAATGGAGGGTAAAAAATTGGCATAAGCCCACTTCGTTAAGGGTAGAGCTAGTTAATAAGATAGAGCCATTACGATGGGAAGAATTAAAACTGAAATTAAGTAGAGCAAAACGTAATTATTTTAGATTTGGATTGTCTTTTTCTCCTAATTTTAAAACTGCGGTATTAGAACATGAATTGTATGCTAATGCAGTGCTATATAAAACAGATGTTAGTGTTGCAACTCCCAATGAAATCAACTTGAAAAATTTTAGTAAACGTAGATTTCGAAAGGAACTGCAATGGCCGACTAATGATAATGAGTTAGTTTACCGCTTTAAAACGGTAGCTGTTTTTACAGATGGTAATGAAACTTATGAGATAGAATCTAATGGTAAAAATAGTGGTTACCGAAAGTTAGATCAATGGAATGTAGATACAGTTACAGATCTTATAGAAACAAGCAGTGCTTATTTAGCAAAACAGGTGAAATCAAATGGATTTTATCATTACGGATGGTTTCCTTGTTTTGATCGCCCAATTCCCACCTATAATGCTCTTCGTCACGCAAGCTCAACTTATGCTTTACTTGAAGGGTGGGAAGTAACGCAAAAAGAAGATCAGAAACAAGCAATTGATCGGGCTCTTCATTATCTGACGAATGAATTAATTAAAGTTGTTGAATTGCCCGATGGTTCATCAGCTGCTTTTTTGGTCGATATTGGGGATGAAATTAAGCTTGGTGGAAATGCTGTATCGATTTTAGCTTATGCTAAATATACTGAAATTACCGGTGATCAGAAGTATTTAGAGGTGATGGAGTTGCTTGCGCTCGGGATCCTTTTTATGCAAAATCCTGAAACAGGCGAGTATGTTCATATTTTAAATTATCCTGATTTAAGTGTGAAATCTGATAATCGTACTATTTATTATGATGGAGAGGCTGCATTTGGTTTAATGCGACTATACGGTATAACAAAAGATATTCGTTGGATTAAATCTGTTGAAAAAGCGTTTGATTATTTTATTGAAAATAAACATTGGCAAGCACATGATCATTGGCAGAGTTATTGTGTTAATGAATTGACGCTTTATAATCCCGATCCAAAGTATTATCAGTTTGGACTTGATAATATTCGAGATCATTTAGATTTCGTTCTGAAAAGAATTACAACGTATCCGACTCTTTTAGAGCTAATGATGGCCGCACAGAAGATGATTGTGCGTATACAGAATGATTCGAAAATTTCTCATTTGTTAAATGATTTTGATGTTGAAAAATTTTATCAGGCTTTAGAGTATCGTGCTCGTTATCTTTTAAATGGTTTCTTTTATCCTGAAGTAGCAATGTTTTTTAAAAATCCTCAAAGAATATTGGGAGGATTTTTTATTAGACATCACGCTTTTAGAGTTAGAATAGATGATGTTGAACATTATTTATCGGGCTATGTTGCTTATAGAAAATACCTTGTAGCTCATGATGATTATTTATTTCTAGAATCTAATAATCAACCATTACTTACAGCTGATAATATTGCAAGAGAAGTTTCTGGTAGATGGGTGAAAAGACCAGACTTACATTGGAAAGCAACAGGAATAAGTATTTATTCGTTGATGTTTGAGCCTGGACATATTTTAGTCGCAAGAGGTGCGGATAATCGCGGATTTATGACTGAGTCCCTGATTAAAATGCTTTCAGGTCAAGGGGCTTCAGCAATTATTTGTGAAAATGCAGAGCCTTTTATGGAGCTTAATATTCCTATTTTAGAAGTGAAAAATAGTCGTCGTGCAGTTTTAAGCTTAGGGATGGCTTCTAGAAAGTTGTTTAAGGGAAATGTGATTGGTGTAACAGGAAGTGCTGGAAAAACAACAACGGTACATATGTTAAGCCATGCGTTAAAAATTTTTGGTGGTACAGGCCATACTCAACGTAGTGCGAACTTGCCAATAGGTGTTGCTTGGAATCAGATTAATATGCCTCATAGTGCAAAAAACTGGGTTGTAGAAATGGCAATTGGGCAGATGCCATTAAATTCTAAATTAGCAACGCCAAATGTTGCAGTGATTACAAATATAGGGCCGGCTCATTTAGAATATCATTTTGATACAGAGACTATTGCACGTAAAAAGTCTTGTATTATGGATGAAATGGATCCTAATGGGACGTTAGTATTGTTTGGGGGTATAAAGCATCGAGAATGTTTTATACAAAAAGCTGAGGAAAAATTACTATCGGTAATAACGTATGGTGAAAATGATGATGATGATATTCAACTATTAACTTATACGGATAATATGATTCGATTTAGGCTTTTAGATGAGGTTGTTCAGTTAGCAGTAATATTGCCTAATAAGTATATAATTTATAATGTTTTAGGGGTATTCGCGACAGTATATGCCTTAGGGTTAGATTGGACTCGTCTTTTAGATGCTTTTAAATCCTTCCAACTACCGGAAGGTAGAGGGCAATCACTTAAAGTTGATCAAATAGAAAAAACTTTTTATATGTATGATGATACTTACAATGCTAATCCACTTTCAATGGTATCAGCTATTTCATCTTTATCGAATATTAAAAATCCAAAACACCGATTTTTAATATTAGGAGATATGAAGGAGTTAGGAAAGGAAGAAGTTGGTTATCATATTGATTTAAAGGGGGGGATCTTAGCGGCTAACGTAGCAAAGATAATTTTATGTGGTGATTTGATGCGACATTTATGGGATGAGATAGAAAAGGATCCTGATTTTGCACATATTAGAAAGGGGTGGTATCCATCGGTTGCCGATATTTTGACGAATATAGATATGTGGATTGAGGATGAAGATCATATTGTATTAAAGGCTTCTAATTCTATGGGGTTTAAAAAAATTATTGATTATTTTATGGAAAATAAATGAAATTTAAAAAGGTTTATTTTCTTAATCAAGATTTAGGGGTTCAACATACGGGGATTGAGAGCTCGGCACTTTTAAGATATCGTCTATTTGCAAATCAGTTGAATATTCAACCTGTATTTATTACGGCGAAATACCGTAGTCAATTATCGACGGAGATTAAAATATTAAAACAACAGGCAAAATTACCTAGCGAAGCTACTGTTATAAATATTTATGATTTTTATCAGCAGTTATTGCCGCTTAAAGATGCTGAAATCTCCCTTTATAATGGGGAGGTTATCGTTTCATTAATAGGAAATCATTACCAAAATTATTTAGATATTGATGGAAATGTGAGGGGCAGAGCTTTTTATAATCAGTCGAATCAACGATTACACTATATTGTTCATTTTTTTAAAGGAACTACATGGCGCCGGGATTATTATCATGAAAGTGGGCGTTTAAGTTGTACGCATCTTTTAGATACTAAAGGGCAGAAAGTTTTACAGGAAATCTTCTATCGATCGGATCATACGGTTTGCATCATTAAAAACTATTTTTATGATGAAAGTGGGGATAGATCGGGGCTGAAGATTCAAGTTTTTGATGCAAAAGGTATCGCTTTTGTGACGGATCAGGAAGCCTCTTTTATTGAATATTTTTTAACGCAATATTTATCTGAAAAAGATGATTTAAGTATTTTAATAGTTGATAAAAATCGTGTCTTTTATGAGCCGGCAATCTCTGCTAGAAATCAGTTAGGTAGAAGTAGAGTGAAAGTTATTACTGCGATTCATAACTTGCATGCCGTGAATTATCACAAGAAAGAGACTAGTCGAATTAATATCAATTATGTCTCTGTATTTAAAGATTTAACACAGCCAGATGCAGTAATTGTTCAGACAAATATCCAGAGGAACGATATTATCGCGCGATTTGGCAATACTCAAAATGTCTATGCAATCCCTCATAGTTATGAATGCCAATGGGAAATTGATCAAAAAAAATGCGATCAAAAACCTTATAAGGCAGTGTATTTTGCGCGTTATAACCATGATAAGAAACATGAGTTAGCGATAGATGCATTTGCAAAGGTTGTTGAAAAACTGCCGCAAGCGCAATTTCATTGTTATGGTTCAGGTTCACGTTTTAAGGAATTACAACAATTAGTGCAACACTTGAAGCTTGAGAACAATATTTTTCTTCATGGATGGTGCGATAG
The nucleotide sequence above comes from Ignatzschineria rhizosphaerae. Encoded proteins:
- a CDS encoding type I secretion system permease/ATPase produces the protein MESSDKKNKALDYTAWIEAIITVAKHYRLEVSKENISLTSHWLKDDPISDVLRGMARQAGLTVGVIKLTEKDLSVWRLPLVVQFHEGQIAVVDTISEDGNIGITYSGDTGVKSRISKEELLANTNVAVVLRPSHTVPDSRIDDYIKPHDHDWFKKIVLRDWKPYAHIFVASFIVNVLALSGILFTRQVYDRVIPAESYPTLYVLFSGVMIAIIFGFIMRKLRTRITDLLGKRADLRISDRVFGHALRIKNAFRPRSTGTFISQIRELDSVREMLTSTTVTAFADIPFFLLFCVVFWYLAGALVLIPIIAVILMVVPGLLVQKKLRKFANEAMRESSLRNAMLVEAIQGNEDIKGLQAEQRFQHQWNNYNAVSADVNLRLRSLISYLNSWTQSIQTAAFVVIVLFGAPMVMEGDLTTGSLIAASILGGRMIGPMAGLTQVLSRWQQAKVALNGINQLMELPVDNPDGEKRVHKSVILGHYKIQGATFAYGEENPLPALQVKKLKIQPGEKIAILGRNGAGKSTLLQVLSGMLEPRSGVVTLDNVSLGHIDPADVRRDIGLMSQNSGLFHGTIRENLLLGAPMATDDELLRALNMTGAAEFIRKIPTGLDYVIAEGGRGLSGGQKQSLLLSRTFLRNPYIVLLDEPTASLDDVTEKHLLQELSTWMKGKTMIVATHKMSIVNMVDRIIVIDNGQIVLDDPKDIALAKLSGNVRK
- a CDS encoding UDP-N-acetylmuramoyl-tripeptide--D-alanyl-D-alanine ligase produces the protein MSFNLLLQNAKEKLTGILGNDPLPQFSNAYPAYILFFVVSDSVNRAHIEIATDNNFEDCWNKGVIALKKWRVKNWHKPTSLRVELVNKIEPLRWEELKLKLSRAKRNYFRFGLSFSPNFKTAVLEHELYANAVLYKTDVSVATPNEINLKNFSKRRFRKELQWPTNDNELVYRFKTVAVFTDGNETYEIESNGKNSGYRKLDQWNVDTVTDLIETSSAYLAKQVKSNGFYHYGWFPCFDRPIPTYNALRHASSTYALLEGWEVTQKEDQKQAIDRALHYLTNELIKVVELPDGSSAAFLVDIGDEIKLGGNAVSILAYAKYTEITGDQKYLEVMELLALGILFMQNPETGEYVHILNYPDLSVKSDNRTIYYDGEAAFGLMRLYGITKDIRWIKSVEKAFDYFIENKHWQAHDHWQSYCVNELTLYNPDPKYYQFGLDNIRDHLDFVLKRITTYPTLLELMMAAQKMIVRIQNDSKISHLLNDFDVEKFYQALEYRARYLLNGFFYPEVAMFFKNPQRILGGFFIRHHAFRVRIDDVEHYLSGYVAYRKYLVAHDDYLFLESNNQPLLTADNIAREVSGRWVKRPDLHWKATGISIYSLMFEPGHILVARGADNRGFMTESLIKMLSGQGASAIICENAEPFMELNIPILEVKNSRRAVLSLGMASRKLFKGNVIGVTGSAGKTTTVHMLSHALKIFGGTGHTQRSANLPIGVAWNQINMPHSAKNWVVEMAIGQMPLNSKLATPNVAVITNIGPAHLEYHFDTETIARKKSCIMDEMDPNGTLVLFGGIKHRECFIQKAEEKLLSVITYGENDDDDIQLLTYTDNMIRFRLLDEVVQLAVILPNKYIIYNVLGVFATVYALGLDWTRLLDAFKSFQLPEGRGQSLKVDQIEKTFYMYDDTYNANPLSMVSAISSLSNIKNPKHRFLILGDMKELGKEEVGYHIDLKGGILAANVAKIILCGDLMRHLWDEIEKDPDFAHIRKGWYPSVADILTNIDMWIEDEDHIVLKASNSMGFKKIIDYFMENK
- a CDS encoding HlyD family efflux transporter periplasmic adaptor subunit, giving the protein MRKGNKDDHLLLINYEEDKHRYNDQVDETEIVKSTRIIWYFLLLIVILLIWSYFASIVEVSKGTGKVVPTSREQVIQSLEGGILSELYVREGDIVEKGQVLAQLDLTKTEATVEESAARYRALLANIARLEAEVNQTALVFPEELSVYLGLIKAETRLYETRQQALEESVSGLQEALDLVEEELVLTQMLAKQGAASNVDVLKLQRQVSDLKLRITDKRSEYMVRSREELGKSQAEAASLESVVRGRADSLSRLTLKSPVRGIVKDVSVTTQGGVLPPSGELMQIVPLEDQLLIEARITPRDIAYIHPGQEAKVKITAYDYSIFGGLEGVVTVISPDTIQDEVKPEVFYYRVFIRTDTDSLIDKNGQSFSIVPGMIATVDIKTGEKTVFDYLMKPFGRIKDALHER
- a CDS encoding glycosyltransferase, whose product is MKFKKVYFLNQDLGVQHTGIESSALLRYRLFANQLNIQPVFITAKYRSQLSTEIKILKQQAKLPSEATVINIYDFYQQLLPLKDAEISLYNGEVIVSLIGNHYQNYLDIDGNVRGRAFYNQSNQRLHYIVHFFKGTTWRRDYYHESGRLSCTHLLDTKGQKVLQEIFYRSDHTVCIIKNYFYDESGDRSGLKIQVFDAKGIAFVTDQEASFIEYFLTQYLSEKDDLSILIVDKNRVFYEPAISARNQLGRSRVKVITAIHNLHAVNYHKKETSRININYVSVFKDLTQPDAVIVQTNIQRNDIIARFGNTQNVYAIPHSYECQWEIDQKKCDQKPYKAVYFARYNHDKKHELAIDAFAKVVEKLPQAQFHCYGSGSRFKELQQLVQHLKLENNIFLHGWCDSVSEQYESAALSIISSESESFSLTIAESLAHGCPVIGFDVPYGPKELVHSGENGYLVPYKDTVAMAECILKVMLDSSLQRTLSENAKASAKRYSEIEVKKLWRQVFDEMI